A window of the Dioscorea cayenensis subsp. rotundata cultivar TDr96_F1 chromosome 14, TDr96_F1_v2_PseudoChromosome.rev07_lg8_w22 25.fasta, whole genome shotgun sequence genome harbors these coding sequences:
- the LOC120275458 gene encoding probable galacturonosyltransferase 3: MAFYSKFFSSFGILLVLSSQFLNLVGSVQSDERDSVLVSAPQVPAIQSRHEDYQHLLDCQSCDDPQQPQKMKSMEGSSDLRTDSVVTELGKVVAVKLSTQFNKITGQNYSIWRREFDNSHSDSLLRHMKDQIIVARVYHNIARSKKISKLTGLLSKHIKQSEREVGEANSDFELHPSAFAKAKEMELALMLAKREIHDCNKVTRQLRAMLESSEEFISVEKKRRSFLLQLASKTIAKPLHCLPMQLTTDYFLNDHYDKEPTNMDKLVDPSCYHYAIFSDNVLATSVVVNSTIAHARDPNKHVFHIVTNRLNFAAMKMWFLIHPLLATVHVQNIDDFHWFNSSYSPVLNQLDSLIRNEVNYPAFLSYGRKYIKYRNPKYLSMLNHLRFYLPEVYPKLDKILFLDDDVVVQKDLTPLWSIDMKGMVNAAVEINHRFDAYLDFSKSIVSENFDPHAYAWAFGMNVFDLKEWKKRNLTGVYHLWQVLNKDQNLWKLGSLPPGLITFNNLIHPLDQTWHVLGLGYNPILNLSKIEESAVIHYNGNYKPWLDLAIPKYKPYWSKFIDIDDQYIQSCNFHL, translated from the exons ATGGCGTTCTACTCCAAATTCTTCTCGAGCTTTGGGATTCTCCTTGTTCTCTCCTCTCAG TTCTTAAACCTAGTTGGTTCAGTCCAATCAGATGAACGGGATTCTGTTTTAGTGTCAGCACCACAGGTTCCGGCAAT CCAGAGCAGGCATGAAGACTACCAGCATCTGCTGGATTGCCAATCATGTGATGACCCACAG CAACCGCAAAAGATGAAGAGCATGGAGGGGTCTTCTGACTTGAGAACAGATAGTGTAGTCACTGAGCTGGGGAAGGTAGTGGCTGTCAAGCTCTCAACACAGTTCAACAAAATCACTGGGCAAAACTACAGCATATGGAGAAGAGAATTTGATAACTCTCACTCTGATTCTCTTTTGAGACACATGAAAGATCAGATTATAGTAGCTAGGGTGTATCATAACATTGCTCGCTCCAAGAAAATATCAAAACTCACTGGTTTGCTGTCAAAGCATATTAAACAAAGTGAGCGCGAGGTTGGTGAAGCAAATTCAGATTTTGAACTGCACCCAAG TGCTTTTGCAAAGGCCAAAGAAATGGAACTTGCTTTAATGCTGGCTAAAAGAGAGATACATGACTGTAATAAAGTAACAAGGCAGCTAAGGGCTATGCTTGAGTCTTCAGAAGAGTTTATTAGTgttgagaagaagagaagatctTTTTTACTTCAGCTCGCTTCAAAGACAATAGCTAAACCTCTTCACTGTCTTCCCATGCAGCTTACAACTGATTACTTCTTGAATGACCATTATGACAAAGAGCCAACGAACATGGACAAACTTGTAGACCCTTCCTGCTATCACTATGCTATATTCTCAGATAATGTACTTGCGACATCAGTGGTTGTTAACTCTACTATAGCACATGCCCGAGATCCTAATAAGCATGTGTTTCATATAGTCACAAACAGACTGAACTTTGCAGCTATGAAGATGTGGTTCCTTATCCATCCTCTGCTTGCCACAGTGCATGTGCAGAATATTGATGATTTCCACTGGTTTAATTCATCTTATAGTCCAGTTCTTAACCAGCTTGATTCTTTGATCAGGAATGAAGTAAATTATCCAGCTTTTCTTTCTTATGGaagaaaatatatcaaatataggAACCCAAAGTACCTGTCTATGCTTAATCATTTAAGGTTTTACCTGCCAGAGGTGTATCCAAAGCTGGATAAGATTCTGtttcttgatgatgatgttgtggTTCAAAAGGATCTGACACCTCTCTGGTCAATTGACATGAAAGGTATGGTAAATGCTGCAGTAGAGATCAACCACAGATTTGATGCATATCTTGACTTCTCAAAATCAATAGTCTCTGAGAACTTTGATCCACATGCTTATGCATGGGCTTTTGGGATGAATGTCTTTGACTTGAAGGAGTGGAAGAAAAGGAACCTCACTGGAGTATATCATCTCTGGCAAGTTTTG AACAAAGACCAGAATCTCTGGAAGCTTGGTTCACTGCCTCCAGGTTTGATAACATTCAACAATCTCATCCATCCTTTGGACCAAACTTGGCACGTTCTGGGCCTTGGTTACAATCCCATTCTTAATCTCTCCAAGATTGAGGAGTCTGCAGTCATTCACTACAATGGGAATTACAAACCATGGTTGGATCTCGCTATCCCTAAGTACAAACCCTACTGGTCCAAGTTTATTGACATTGATGACCAATACATTCAGTCATGCAACTTCCACCTATAA